One Mycolicibacter sp. MU0083 DNA window includes the following coding sequences:
- a CDS encoding DUF1942 domain-containing protein, translating into MKFSTIAQTTAAAGLATAGLLVAAPASADPQVVGFGQTQEIQSPGGAIDYTVTDLQPSGHNDGIWYSDVTARAVSGTPTPNIGDFNARAVNSSTFAVMKGNEIDGLPNAPIPAGSQTSGRLYFDVRNGTAPDSVVYRDAGGHDKVVWKH; encoded by the coding sequence GTGAAGTTCTCCACGATCGCCCAGACGACGGCCGCAGCGGGGCTCGCGACAGCGGGTCTACTGGTGGCGGCGCCCGCTTCTGCCGACCCGCAAGTCGTCGGATTCGGCCAGACGCAAGAGATTCAGAGCCCGGGCGGGGCCATCGACTACACCGTCACCGATCTTCAGCCCAGCGGTCACAACGACGGAATCTGGTATTCGGACGTGACGGCCCGCGCGGTCAGCGGTACGCCCACCCCGAACATCGGCGACTTCAACGCCCGGGCCGTCAACAGTTCGACGTTCGCGGTGATGAAGGGCAACGAGATCGACGGTCTGCCCAACGCACCGATCCCGGCCGGCAGCCAGACCAGTGGCCGCCTGTACTTCGACGTCCGCAACGGCACCGCCCCGGACAGCGTCGTCTACCGCGACGCCGGTGGCCACGACAAGGTCGTCTGGAAGCACTGA
- a CDS encoding response regulator — translation MSTRVLVVDDEPQILRALKINLSVRGYEVVTAATGAGALRAAAEQRPDVVILDLGLPDISGIEVLAGLRGWLTAPVIVLSARTDSTDKVEALDAGADDYVTKPFGMDEFLARLRAAARRNAAGNEVDQPIIETASFTVDLAAKKVTKDSREVHLTPTEWGMLEMLVRNRGKLVGRDELLTQVWGPAYAKETQYLRVYLAQLRRKLENDPSNPRHLLTEAGMGYRFEV, via the coding sequence ATGAGCACGCGGGTACTGGTAGTCGACGACGAGCCGCAGATTCTGCGGGCACTCAAGATCAACCTGTCGGTGCGCGGTTACGAGGTCGTCACCGCCGCGACCGGCGCCGGCGCCCTGCGCGCTGCGGCCGAACAGCGCCCCGACGTGGTGATCCTCGATCTGGGACTGCCCGACATCTCCGGCATCGAGGTACTGGCCGGACTGCGCGGTTGGCTGACCGCGCCGGTGATCGTGTTGTCCGCGCGCACCGATTCCACCGACAAGGTGGAGGCCCTCGACGCCGGCGCCGACGACTACGTGACCAAGCCGTTCGGGATGGACGAGTTCCTGGCCCGGTTGCGGGCGGCCGCCCGGCGCAATGCGGCCGGCAACGAAGTCGACCAGCCGATCATCGAAACCGCCTCGTTCACCGTCGATCTGGCCGCCAAGAAGGTCACCAAGGACTCCCGTGAGGTGCACCTGACCCCCACCGAATGGGGGATGCTGGAGATGCTGGTGCGCAACCGCGGCAAGCTGGTCGGCCGCGACGAGTTACTCACCCAGGTGTGGGGTCCGGCGTATGCGAAGGAAACCCAGTATCTGCGGGTCTATCTAGCGCAACTGCGGCGCAAACTCGAGAACGATCCGTCCAACCCCCGGCATCTGCTGACCGAAGCCGGAATGGGTTACCGCTTCGAGGTTTAG